The following proteins are encoded in a genomic region of Brachypodium distachyon strain Bd21 chromosome 1, Brachypodium_distachyon_v3.0, whole genome shotgun sequence:
- the LOC100844132 gene encoding uncharacterized protein LOC100844132 isoform X1: protein MAFASASASPRTTQQLVDALTAHLSHYHASNPSPASSSSSSSSSPSSSPRAAILRWLASLPPASRAAACTSLLPPAASGALLDMLRRLRLRGHSSFFVLASPEPTVLSRLSRGLLARAAAASRAHELLFSSALLFASSPASPRPDAITVAEALLADLDAFVAAMDEISGGRFLRCGDGEVDLAALACEEFPELPWLKAKGYYVIEEFVANWVEIALRMSWAAAAGGGGGGGKKAVRVGKSVKDKAGLASNTFWREKGYVDWWMRLELPVRVRIMGAFFGKGAIALANEIGEETDVALSDKFCLCLGESGSLVGDSFYGSTRQSFFRKRRPGCTDVTSILSCKKKSTFAKELKRLLLVQEIACLKSNITYCGGDAIFLTSLMSAGTVADHILLRLRRLLMVVSTESINLELIGDGTSNTPKKKAVERSSGGSRKGKKKSSSSLKKLTASSKSAKDNGCSSTESQNSRVVSKSNQRTLSVGDTTIEPASEDPPCKEIAQRPKVEQAILFGECNSQCSKKKNKRKGKTKRSDLVRAENSVSGKLKTVVPHVATEGLHNSAEALDAPPLVPSYVRSSRSDIPEAVSCSDSSSTFDGTEGKDIRSSKKMEDKLGVITTDYYQCAQKPDTFSMNEQVPSHSSQNESTVQPSSCLPSRSDNGLSGNQCRDSTDSLVGSTQDMTCCNITQGALPELAPGVTTGYEKHMDHKFHNSVVTTDKVLPPVIPANILQSAINDNGTVMKNGGGEYYVFKRNLLGGTSYEWPSVAPHFVSPEIQQRPAAADRLHLDIGYRWPTQFDQPFLPTNHQLRSPPIESGCNQMLSSLAVPLSFDWPPVFRGYGKLSQNAALSYDPVYAPQMQSSAWPGFPAQLMQRGGFCSEKDRKYFADSDPRNTSDVGDDTESYWCSEEESDGRAVSGRDINQYFGGGVMYWSPAEHAGTGFSRPPSLSSDDSAWAWHEADVSRVVDDLGVGIPSAYNAGASSPPSTPSCSQNETSDPSTQPVCHSMVGNDINNEALHSSSSTQDSPEDKTTSAARSPSSVSEIVKGDTLPYAMLRPIVVPNISRRLSRSDFRGGHDHRSPCVSSTRRDIPVVRRPPSPVVLSVPRMPRPPPPSPVGESRKRGFPIVRSGSSSPRHWGMRSLFSDDKIFNRAQFCLDGPEVVWPSWVNKGTYAGTLVQSIEDTVLQDHLVKISQLSRDQHPDVAVPLQPPDMSNCSSPKASLSLMLNALHEEIDQFCKQVAAGNLVTKPYINWAVKRVTRCLQVLWPRSRTNLFGSNATGLALPTSDVDLVVSLPPVRNLEPIKEAGILEGRNGIKETCLQHAARCLGNQDWVRSDSLKTVENTAIPVIMLVAQVPCDTNMSIEYSSVLDSSQDNSVNVLAEQASPPRSDNSSSEGSNTLMGSKMNKDDCDAVKSIRLDISFKSPSHTGLQTTELVCELTQQFPAALPLALILKKFLADRSLDHPYSGGLSSYCLVLLIIRFLQHEHHLGRPMNQNLGSLLMDFLYFFGNVFDPRHMRISIQGSGIYLNRERGHSIDPIHIDDPLCPANNVGRNCFRIHQCIKAFADAFAVLENELLQYPEECCMPASSFGLLKKIIPSIDSNEL from the exons ATGGCcttcgcctccgcctccgcttcGCCGCGCACCACGCAGCAGCTCGTCGACGCCCTCACCGCGCACCTCTCCCACTACCACGCCTCAAACCCtagccccgcctcctcctcctcctcctcctcctcctccccatcctccTCCCCGCGCGCCGCGATCCTCCGGTGGCTCGCCTCCCTCCCGCCGgcctcccgcgccgcggcctgcacctccctcctcccgcccGCGGCTTCCGGGGCGCTCCTCGAcatgctccgccgcctccgcctccgcggccactcctccttcttcgtcctcgcctcgccggagcccaCCGTCCTCTCGCGGCTCTCCCGCGGCCTCctcgcgcgcgcggccgccgcctcccgcgcgCACGAGCTCCTCTTCTCCAGCGCACTCCTcttcgcctcctcccccgcgtCGCCGCGCCCCGATGCGATCACGGTCGCCGAGGCCCTCCTGGCCGACCTCGACGCCTTCGTCGCGGCCATGGACGAGATCTCGGGCGGGAGGTTCCTCCgctgcggcgacggcgaggtcgaCCTGGCCGCCTTGGCGTGCGAGGAGTTCCCCGAGCTGCCGTGGCTCAAGGCCAAGGGGTACTACGTGATCGAGGAGTTTGTGGCCAATTGGGTGGAGATCGCGCTGCGGATgtcgtgggcggcggcggctgggggaggtggaggtggagggaAGAAGGCCGTCAGGGTTGGGAAGTCTGTGAAGGACAAAGCTGGGTTGGCATCAAACACATTCTGGAGGGAGAAGGGGTATGTGGATTGGTGGATGAGACTGGAGCTGCCGGTGAGAGTCAGGATCATGGGAGCCTTCTTTGGGAAGGGTGCAATAGCGCTG GCCAATGAGATTGGTGAAGAGACAGATGTTGCTTTAAGCGACAAGTTCTGTTTATGCCTAGGTGAATCAGGATCATTGGTTGGAGACAGTTTTTATGGAAGTACAAGGCAGTCCTTTTTCAGAAAGAGACGACCTGGTTGCACCGATGTCACAAGCATTCTCTCTTGTAAAAAGAAGTCTACTTTTGCTAAAGAATTAAAAAGATTGCTACTGGTTCAGGAGATAGCGTGTTTAAAGAGCAATATTACTTACTGTGGTGGTGACGCAATCTTTCTCACTTCATTAATGTCAGCTGGTACTGTTGCTGACCATATACTGTTGAGATTACGAAGACTTCTCATGGTGGTTTCAACGGAAAGTATAAATCTGGAACTCATTGGGGATGGAACATCAAATACCCCCAAAAAGAAAGCTGTTGAAAGGTCAAGTGGAGGTTctcgaaaaggaaaaaagaagtccAGTAGTAGCTTGAAAAAGCTAACAGCATCTTCTAAGTCAGCGAAG GACAATGGATGCAGTAGCACAGAAAGTCAGAATTCCAGGGTTGTGTCAAAGTCAAACCAGCGGACTCTATCTGTTGGAGACACCACTATTGAGCCTGCTTCCGAAGATCCTCCTTGCAAGGAAATTGCACAAAGACCAAAGGTG GAGCAAGCTATCTTGTTTGGTGAATGCAACAGTCAGtgcagcaaaaagaaaaacaaacgtAAAGGGAAAACAAAACGATCGGATCTGGTCAGAGCCGAGAACTCTGTATCTGGCAAATTAAAGACAGTTGTTCCTCATGTTGCCACAGAAGGCTTGCATAATTCTGCTGAAGCATTAGACGCACCACCTCTTGTCCCATCCTATGTCAGGTCTTCCAGGAGTGATATCCCTGAAGCAGTGAGTTGCTCTGACTCTTCAAGTACCTTTGATGGAACTGAAGGAAAAGACATTAGAAGCAGCAAAAAGATGGAAGATAAACTTGGTGTAATAACTACAGACTATTATCAGTGTGCACAAAAACCTGATACCTTCAGTATGAACGAGCAGGTCCCATCTCACAGTAGTCAAAATGAATCCACGGTCCAACCGTCTTCATGTTTACCATCCAGAAGTGATAATGGATTATCTGGTAATCAATGCAGAGACTCTACTGACTCCTTGGTAGGATCTACACAGGACATGACTTGCTGTAATATAACACAGGGAGCTTTGCCTGAACTTGCTCCTGGTGTCACTACAGGATACGAGAAACACATGGATCATAAGTTTCATAACTCTGTAGTGACAACTGACAAAGTTTTACCACCAGTCATTCCTGCCAACATACTCCAAAGTGCTATAAACGACAATGGCACAGTAATGAAGAACGGTGGAGGTGAATATTATGTATTCAAAAGGAATCTACTGGGAGGAACATCATACGAGTGGCCTAGTGTAGCACCTCATTTTGTATCCCCTGAAATACAACAGCGCCCTGCCGCAGCGGACAGGTTACATCTGGACATAGGTTACAGATGGCCTACACAATTTGACCAGCCTTTTCTTCCTACGAACCATCAGTTGAGAAGCCCACCAATTGAATCCGGATGCAATCAAATGTTATCTTCTCTAGCAGTGCCCTTAAGTTTTGACTGGCCTCCTGTTTTCAGGGGTTATGGTAAGTTGAGTCAAAATGCTGCTTTAAGTTATGATCCAGTGTATGCCCCACAGATGCAATCTTCTGCTTGGCCTGGGTTTCCTGCTCAACTAATGCAAAGAGGTGGCTTTTGCAGTGAAAAAGATAGGAAATATTTTGCTGACAGTGACCCAAGAAATACATCAGATGTTGGGGATGATACTGAAAGCTATTGGTGTTCTGAAGAAGAATCAGATGGCCGTGCAGTTTCTGGAAGAGATATTAATCAATATTTTGGTGGAGGTGTGATGTATTGGAGTCCTGCAGAACATGCCGGAACAGGCTTTTCTAGGCCGCCGTCACTTAGTTCAGATGACAGTGCTTGGGCTTGGCATGAGGCAGATGTTAGTCGAGTTGTGGACGATCTAGGTGTTGGGATTCCATCAGCATATAATGCTGGTGCATCATCACCACCATCCACTCCATCCTGCTCCCAAAATGAAACTTCCGATCCTTCCACTCAGCCTGTTTGTCACTCAATGGTAGGGAATGACATCAACAATGAAGCTTTGCATTCTTCATCTTCCACACAAGACAGTCCTGAAGATAAGACTACTTCGGCTGCAAGGAGTCCATCTAGTGTCAGTGAAATAGTGAAGGGAGATACATTACCATATGCAATGCTACGGCCAATAGTTGTTCCTAATATATCACGAAGGTTATCAAGATCTGACTTTAGGGGCGGTCATGATCACAGGAGCCCATGTGTGTCTTCGACAAGGAGGGATATACCTGTTGTAAGAAGGCCTCCATCACCAGTGGTACTTAGTGTTCCTCGCATGCCTCGGCCACCCCCACCTTCTCCTGTTGGAGAGTCAAGAAAACGTGGATTCCCAATTGTTAGATCCGGCAGCTCAAGTCCGAGGCATTGGGGGATGAGAAGTTTGTTTTCTGACGACAAAATTTTCAATAGGGCTCAGTTTTGCTTGGATGGTCCTGAAGTAGTATGGCCTTCATGGGTAAATAAAGGCACTTATGCTGGTACACTGGTACAATCAATTGAGGATACTGTCTTGCAGGACCACCTTGTTAAGATTTCACAGCTTTCTCGTGATCAACAT CCAGATGTTGCAGTTCCTCTGCAGCCACCTGATATGTCAAATTGTTCATCTCCAAAGGCTTCCCTCTCTTTGATGCTCAATGCTCTACACGAAGAGATCGATCAATTCTGTAAGCAG GTTGCTGCTGGAAATCTGGTGACGAAGCCCTATATAAACTGGGCTGTCAAAAGAGTCACACGGTGCTTGCAAGTTCTCTGGCCTCGCTCCCGTACAAATCTATTTGGCTCAAATGCCACCGGTTTGGCTCTTCCAACTAGTGATGTAGATCTTGTGGTTTCTCTTCCCCCAGTTCGAAATCTG GAACCTATTAAAGAAGCTGGAATTTTGGAAGGCCGGAATGGTATCAAGGAAACATGCCTCCAG CATGCGGCAAGGTGTCTTGGAAACCAGGACTGGGTTAGGAGTGATTCCCTCAAAACGGTTGAAAACACAGCA ATACCTGTGATCATGCTTGTGGCACAAGTGCCTTGTGACACAAATATGTCAATTGAGTACTCTTCTGTTCTGGATAGCTCACAAGACAATTCAGTCAATGTGCTTGCAGAGCAAGCGAGCCCCCCTCGTTCTGATAACTCTAGTTCAGAAGGCAGCAACACACTTATGGGCTCAAAAATGAATAAGGATGATTGCGATGCTGTGAAGTCAATTCGTCTTGATATAAGTTTCAAATCACCATCACACACAGGACTCCAGACTACCGAGTTG GTTTGTGAGCTGACACAGCAATTTCCTGCGGCTTTACCCCTTGCTTTGATTCTGAAGAAGTTCTTGGCTGACCGGAGTTTGGACCACCCATATTCGGGTGGTCTAAGCTCTTACTGTTTG GTGCTGTTAATCATTCGGTTTCTTCAGCATGAACATCATCTTGGCCGGCCTATGAACCAA AATCTTGGCAGCCTTTTGATGGATTTCCTGTACTTTTTTGG GAATGTGTTTGATCCACGCCATATGCGTATTTCCATCCAAGGAAGTGGGATTTATTTGAACCGAGAAAGAGGACACAG CATTGATCCAATTCACATTGATGATCCTCTTTGCCCTGCTAACAATGTGGGCCGGAATTGTTTCCGGATCCACCAATGCATCAAG GCTTTTGCCGATGCTTTTGCTGTTCTAGAGAATGAGCTACTGCAGTACCCTGAAGAATgctgtatgccggcatcatcATTCGGCCTACTGAAGAAAATAATTCCAAGTATTGACTCTAATGAGTTGTAG
- the LOC100844132 gene encoding uncharacterized protein LOC100844132 isoform X2: MAFASASASPRTTQQLVDALTAHLSHYHASNPSPASSSSSSSSSPSSSPRAAILRWLASLPPASRAAACTSLLPPAASGALLDMLRRLRLRGHSSFFVLASPEPTVLSRLSRGLLARAAAASRAHELLFSSALLFASSPASPRPDAITVAEALLADLDAFVAAMDEISGGRFLRCGDGEVDLAALACEEFPELPWLKAKGYYVIEEFVANWVEIALRMSWAAAAGGGGGGGKKAVRVGKSVKDKAGLASNTFWREKGYVDWWMRLELPVRVRIMGAFFGKGAIALANEIGEETDVALSDKFCLCLGESGSLVGDSFYGSTRQSFFRKRRPGCTDVTSILSCKKKSTFAKELKRLLLVQEIACLKSNITYCGGDAIFLTSLMSAGTVADHILLRLRRLLMVVSTESINLELIGDGTSNTPKKKAVERSSGGSRKGKKKSSSSLKKLTASSKSAKDNGCSSTESQNSRVVSKSNQRTLSVGDTTIEPASEDPPCKEIAQRPKEQAILFGECNSQCSKKKNKRKGKTKRSDLVRAENSVSGKLKTVVPHVATEGLHNSAEALDAPPLVPSYVRSSRSDIPEAVSCSDSSSTFDGTEGKDIRSSKKMEDKLGVITTDYYQCAQKPDTFSMNEQVPSHSSQNESTVQPSSCLPSRSDNGLSGNQCRDSTDSLVGSTQDMTCCNITQGALPELAPGVTTGYEKHMDHKFHNSVVTTDKVLPPVIPANILQSAINDNGTVMKNGGGEYYVFKRNLLGGTSYEWPSVAPHFVSPEIQQRPAAADRLHLDIGYRWPTQFDQPFLPTNHQLRSPPIESGCNQMLSSLAVPLSFDWPPVFRGYGKLSQNAALSYDPVYAPQMQSSAWPGFPAQLMQRGGFCSEKDRKYFADSDPRNTSDVGDDTESYWCSEEESDGRAVSGRDINQYFGGGVMYWSPAEHAGTGFSRPPSLSSDDSAWAWHEADVSRVVDDLGVGIPSAYNAGASSPPSTPSCSQNETSDPSTQPVCHSMVGNDINNEALHSSSSTQDSPEDKTTSAARSPSSVSEIVKGDTLPYAMLRPIVVPNISRRLSRSDFRGGHDHRSPCVSSTRRDIPVVRRPPSPVVLSVPRMPRPPPPSPVGESRKRGFPIVRSGSSSPRHWGMRSLFSDDKIFNRAQFCLDGPEVVWPSWVNKGTYAGTLVQSIEDTVLQDHLVKISQLSRDQHPDVAVPLQPPDMSNCSSPKASLSLMLNALHEEIDQFCKQVAAGNLVTKPYINWAVKRVTRCLQVLWPRSRTNLFGSNATGLALPTSDVDLVVSLPPVRNLEPIKEAGILEGRNGIKETCLQHAARCLGNQDWVRSDSLKTVENTAIPVIMLVAQVPCDTNMSIEYSSVLDSSQDNSVNVLAEQASPPRSDNSSSEGSNTLMGSKMNKDDCDAVKSIRLDISFKSPSHTGLQTTELVCELTQQFPAALPLALILKKFLADRSLDHPYSGGLSSYCLVLLIIRFLQHEHHLGRPMNQNLGSLLMDFLYFFGNVFDPRHMRISIQGSGIYLNRERGHSIDPIHIDDPLCPANNVGRNCFRIHQCIKAFADAFAVLENELLQYPEECCMPASSFGLLKKIIPSIDSNEL, from the exons ATGGCcttcgcctccgcctccgcttcGCCGCGCACCACGCAGCAGCTCGTCGACGCCCTCACCGCGCACCTCTCCCACTACCACGCCTCAAACCCtagccccgcctcctcctcctcctcctcctcctcctccccatcctccTCCCCGCGCGCCGCGATCCTCCGGTGGCTCGCCTCCCTCCCGCCGgcctcccgcgccgcggcctgcacctccctcctcccgcccGCGGCTTCCGGGGCGCTCCTCGAcatgctccgccgcctccgcctccgcggccactcctccttcttcgtcctcgcctcgccggagcccaCCGTCCTCTCGCGGCTCTCCCGCGGCCTCctcgcgcgcgcggccgccgcctcccgcgcgCACGAGCTCCTCTTCTCCAGCGCACTCCTcttcgcctcctcccccgcgtCGCCGCGCCCCGATGCGATCACGGTCGCCGAGGCCCTCCTGGCCGACCTCGACGCCTTCGTCGCGGCCATGGACGAGATCTCGGGCGGGAGGTTCCTCCgctgcggcgacggcgaggtcgaCCTGGCCGCCTTGGCGTGCGAGGAGTTCCCCGAGCTGCCGTGGCTCAAGGCCAAGGGGTACTACGTGATCGAGGAGTTTGTGGCCAATTGGGTGGAGATCGCGCTGCGGATgtcgtgggcggcggcggctgggggaggtggaggtggagggaAGAAGGCCGTCAGGGTTGGGAAGTCTGTGAAGGACAAAGCTGGGTTGGCATCAAACACATTCTGGAGGGAGAAGGGGTATGTGGATTGGTGGATGAGACTGGAGCTGCCGGTGAGAGTCAGGATCATGGGAGCCTTCTTTGGGAAGGGTGCAATAGCGCTG GCCAATGAGATTGGTGAAGAGACAGATGTTGCTTTAAGCGACAAGTTCTGTTTATGCCTAGGTGAATCAGGATCATTGGTTGGAGACAGTTTTTATGGAAGTACAAGGCAGTCCTTTTTCAGAAAGAGACGACCTGGTTGCACCGATGTCACAAGCATTCTCTCTTGTAAAAAGAAGTCTACTTTTGCTAAAGAATTAAAAAGATTGCTACTGGTTCAGGAGATAGCGTGTTTAAAGAGCAATATTACTTACTGTGGTGGTGACGCAATCTTTCTCACTTCATTAATGTCAGCTGGTACTGTTGCTGACCATATACTGTTGAGATTACGAAGACTTCTCATGGTGGTTTCAACGGAAAGTATAAATCTGGAACTCATTGGGGATGGAACATCAAATACCCCCAAAAAGAAAGCTGTTGAAAGGTCAAGTGGAGGTTctcgaaaaggaaaaaagaagtccAGTAGTAGCTTGAAAAAGCTAACAGCATCTTCTAAGTCAGCGAAG GACAATGGATGCAGTAGCACAGAAAGTCAGAATTCCAGGGTTGTGTCAAAGTCAAACCAGCGGACTCTATCTGTTGGAGACACCACTATTGAGCCTGCTTCCGAAGATCCTCCTTGCAAGGAAATTGCACAAAGACCAAAG GAGCAAGCTATCTTGTTTGGTGAATGCAACAGTCAGtgcagcaaaaagaaaaacaaacgtAAAGGGAAAACAAAACGATCGGATCTGGTCAGAGCCGAGAACTCTGTATCTGGCAAATTAAAGACAGTTGTTCCTCATGTTGCCACAGAAGGCTTGCATAATTCTGCTGAAGCATTAGACGCACCACCTCTTGTCCCATCCTATGTCAGGTCTTCCAGGAGTGATATCCCTGAAGCAGTGAGTTGCTCTGACTCTTCAAGTACCTTTGATGGAACTGAAGGAAAAGACATTAGAAGCAGCAAAAAGATGGAAGATAAACTTGGTGTAATAACTACAGACTATTATCAGTGTGCACAAAAACCTGATACCTTCAGTATGAACGAGCAGGTCCCATCTCACAGTAGTCAAAATGAATCCACGGTCCAACCGTCTTCATGTTTACCATCCAGAAGTGATAATGGATTATCTGGTAATCAATGCAGAGACTCTACTGACTCCTTGGTAGGATCTACACAGGACATGACTTGCTGTAATATAACACAGGGAGCTTTGCCTGAACTTGCTCCTGGTGTCACTACAGGATACGAGAAACACATGGATCATAAGTTTCATAACTCTGTAGTGACAACTGACAAAGTTTTACCACCAGTCATTCCTGCCAACATACTCCAAAGTGCTATAAACGACAATGGCACAGTAATGAAGAACGGTGGAGGTGAATATTATGTATTCAAAAGGAATCTACTGGGAGGAACATCATACGAGTGGCCTAGTGTAGCACCTCATTTTGTATCCCCTGAAATACAACAGCGCCCTGCCGCAGCGGACAGGTTACATCTGGACATAGGTTACAGATGGCCTACACAATTTGACCAGCCTTTTCTTCCTACGAACCATCAGTTGAGAAGCCCACCAATTGAATCCGGATGCAATCAAATGTTATCTTCTCTAGCAGTGCCCTTAAGTTTTGACTGGCCTCCTGTTTTCAGGGGTTATGGTAAGTTGAGTCAAAATGCTGCTTTAAGTTATGATCCAGTGTATGCCCCACAGATGCAATCTTCTGCTTGGCCTGGGTTTCCTGCTCAACTAATGCAAAGAGGTGGCTTTTGCAGTGAAAAAGATAGGAAATATTTTGCTGACAGTGACCCAAGAAATACATCAGATGTTGGGGATGATACTGAAAGCTATTGGTGTTCTGAAGAAGAATCAGATGGCCGTGCAGTTTCTGGAAGAGATATTAATCAATATTTTGGTGGAGGTGTGATGTATTGGAGTCCTGCAGAACATGCCGGAACAGGCTTTTCTAGGCCGCCGTCACTTAGTTCAGATGACAGTGCTTGGGCTTGGCATGAGGCAGATGTTAGTCGAGTTGTGGACGATCTAGGTGTTGGGATTCCATCAGCATATAATGCTGGTGCATCATCACCACCATCCACTCCATCCTGCTCCCAAAATGAAACTTCCGATCCTTCCACTCAGCCTGTTTGTCACTCAATGGTAGGGAATGACATCAACAATGAAGCTTTGCATTCTTCATCTTCCACACAAGACAGTCCTGAAGATAAGACTACTTCGGCTGCAAGGAGTCCATCTAGTGTCAGTGAAATAGTGAAGGGAGATACATTACCATATGCAATGCTACGGCCAATAGTTGTTCCTAATATATCACGAAGGTTATCAAGATCTGACTTTAGGGGCGGTCATGATCACAGGAGCCCATGTGTGTCTTCGACAAGGAGGGATATACCTGTTGTAAGAAGGCCTCCATCACCAGTGGTACTTAGTGTTCCTCGCATGCCTCGGCCACCCCCACCTTCTCCTGTTGGAGAGTCAAGAAAACGTGGATTCCCAATTGTTAGATCCGGCAGCTCAAGTCCGAGGCATTGGGGGATGAGAAGTTTGTTTTCTGACGACAAAATTTTCAATAGGGCTCAGTTTTGCTTGGATGGTCCTGAAGTAGTATGGCCTTCATGGGTAAATAAAGGCACTTATGCTGGTACACTGGTACAATCAATTGAGGATACTGTCTTGCAGGACCACCTTGTTAAGATTTCACAGCTTTCTCGTGATCAACAT CCAGATGTTGCAGTTCCTCTGCAGCCACCTGATATGTCAAATTGTTCATCTCCAAAGGCTTCCCTCTCTTTGATGCTCAATGCTCTACACGAAGAGATCGATCAATTCTGTAAGCAG GTTGCTGCTGGAAATCTGGTGACGAAGCCCTATATAAACTGGGCTGTCAAAAGAGTCACACGGTGCTTGCAAGTTCTCTGGCCTCGCTCCCGTACAAATCTATTTGGCTCAAATGCCACCGGTTTGGCTCTTCCAACTAGTGATGTAGATCTTGTGGTTTCTCTTCCCCCAGTTCGAAATCTG GAACCTATTAAAGAAGCTGGAATTTTGGAAGGCCGGAATGGTATCAAGGAAACATGCCTCCAG CATGCGGCAAGGTGTCTTGGAAACCAGGACTGGGTTAGGAGTGATTCCCTCAAAACGGTTGAAAACACAGCA ATACCTGTGATCATGCTTGTGGCACAAGTGCCTTGTGACACAAATATGTCAATTGAGTACTCTTCTGTTCTGGATAGCTCACAAGACAATTCAGTCAATGTGCTTGCAGAGCAAGCGAGCCCCCCTCGTTCTGATAACTCTAGTTCAGAAGGCAGCAACACACTTATGGGCTCAAAAATGAATAAGGATGATTGCGATGCTGTGAAGTCAATTCGTCTTGATATAAGTTTCAAATCACCATCACACACAGGACTCCAGACTACCGAGTTG GTTTGTGAGCTGACACAGCAATTTCCTGCGGCTTTACCCCTTGCTTTGATTCTGAAGAAGTTCTTGGCTGACCGGAGTTTGGACCACCCATATTCGGGTGGTCTAAGCTCTTACTGTTTG GTGCTGTTAATCATTCGGTTTCTTCAGCATGAACATCATCTTGGCCGGCCTATGAACCAA AATCTTGGCAGCCTTTTGATGGATTTCCTGTACTTTTTTGG GAATGTGTTTGATCCACGCCATATGCGTATTTCCATCCAAGGAAGTGGGATTTATTTGAACCGAGAAAGAGGACACAG CATTGATCCAATTCACATTGATGATCCTCTTTGCCCTGCTAACAATGTGGGCCGGAATTGTTTCCGGATCCACCAATGCATCAAG GCTTTTGCCGATGCTTTTGCTGTTCTAGAGAATGAGCTACTGCAGTACCCTGAAGAATgctgtatgccggcatcatcATTCGGCCTACTGAAGAAAATAATTCCAAGTATTGACTCTAATGAGTTGTAG